The following nucleotide sequence is from Erythrobacter aurantius.
GCTGGCAGAGACTGAGGTCAGACTGGATGGCCGCAGTTCAGGCGGGACCAGCGCCAGTGCCTCATCCATGAACGCCGCGGCCATCTCTGCATCGATGACCGGCAGGCTGTCCAGATCGAGTTCTGACAGGCCTTCCTCGGGCCAGGCATAGGGCTGGCCGGTATCCGGGTGATCGGCGTAAGCGACGAACTGCTGGCCCAGACACAGGACCTCCAGCGGAGCCCGGCGAATGCCGCGGAAAGGGGCGCTGGTACGGTAGACAAGCAGGCGTTTCGGCGCTCTACCAATGCGAAGCGCCGGGGTATCTCCAAGCCGGGCGCGGGCCAGTTGCTCGATCTGGAGCGCAAGGTCCGGGGCCGAAAGGATGTCGATGTCAATGGCGGCCACGCCACCACCGACAATACCGATGCCGCAGTCCGGCCATGCAGACCATGTGGAAACCTCGACCTCGGTCGTAGACCGCTCAGCATGACGGTTCCATTCGGGATAGTCGACCCATGCGCCGCGTTGATACCGGCCCGGCTTCTTGCCGCCGGGCGCGATGGGCAGGATGGTATAGCCGTTGGCGAGAAGGCGCGAACCATGGCGCGCCATGAAGGACGTGTTCATCAGAAGGGGCACTCCGACAGGTCGGCAGCAAGCTCGCGAAGGTGGTCGCAGTAACCGGTGATGAGATGCTCGACGAAGGCGGACCACTCGGCGTCAGTCAGTGCCACAAGGTCGGTCTTGCCGATCTGTTCGAGATAGCGGCCACCGGCCTGGCCGCCTTTGACCATGGCGGCCTGTTCATTGCGGCTGGTGTTGATCATGCCTTGCCTCCGGTGACAGAGTTCCTGGCAATCGCGGCTGCAAAGATACTTGCGGCTTTCGTCCCGGCGGGGATCGGAGACCCGGTAGTGCGGGACGAACCAGCCGAAGCCGCGGGGTTCGCGATGGCAGACCGAGCAGAGCCCGGGGTTGGCGTATGGCATGTGTCGAACCTTGCCCTGTTGATTTCGGTGTAGTTGCCCGACGGGCGCACAGCGATGTGGCTGGGGCGGCGCAGGCGGTGGACCAGCTGCAGAGCCTCATAGACCGAGCGCGGTACAGGAATGCCCGGCGCCCGTTCACGCCACCATGCCTCGGCCTTGGTGCGGGGGTAGCCGGTGTGCTCGAGACAGATCCACTCGTGGTGCCAGCCAAGGCCGCACTGATAGGTGACCTTGAGCGAAGGGCGGCCACCCGGCTTTTCATGACGCTGGTAGGAGATGTTGGAGACCTGCAGCCATTCCGGACGCTTGGGCATGCCTGACGACAGCACGGCAAGTGTCGATGCCGTTGGTGCCAGTTTCACCCTGCGGGCCGGGAAAACGTATCCGCAATCCGGACATTCCAAAGCTGCGGCAGCAACGATGCTCTCGCACTCGGGGCAGACCTTGACCGGCGCATCACCATCGCCTGAACCCGGCCGCTTCGGCTTCACGAGATCGATCGGACCGTGACGTTTCACGTTTCCGGCGAAGTCTAGGACTAGGCAGTTGTCTTTGCCTTGCGCCAGCCGTGTGCCGCGCCCAGCCATCTGAACGTAAAGCCCGGCCGACTTGGTCGGGCGCAGCATGGCGATCAGGTCCACGGCCGGGGCGTTGAAGCCGGTGGTCAGCACCCCCATCGATGCCAACGCGCGGATCTTGCCGGCCTTGAACTCCGCAATGATGCGGTCGCGCTCGTCCTTGGGGGTATCGCCGAAGATCGTGGAGCAACTGATCCCGCGCCGGCGGAACTCCTCGGCAACGTGGGAGGCGTGGCTGACACCGGAGCAGAAGGCCAGCCACGACTTCCGGTCCTTACCGTGGGCGATGATCTCTCCCACTGCGGCCTTGGTGATTGCGTCCTGGTCGACCGCCTTCTCGAGATCACGGGCGATGAACTCGCCCCCGCGCGTACCGACGCCAGTCACATCCAGCTTGGTCTGCGGTTGCTTGGACATCAGCGGACTGAGGTAGCCAGCAATGATCAGGTCGCGGACCGACACCTCGTAAGCGATGTCGGTGAACAGTGCATTTTCGCCTTCGTGGAGCATACCGGAGTCCAGGCGATATGGCGTAGCCGTCAGCCCGATCACCTTCAGCTTCGGGTTGATGCGCTTCATCGCATCAAGGAACTTGCGGTACATCGTGCTGGCTTTGCCCGGGATGAGATGGGCTTCGTCGATCAGGATGAGATCGCAGTGGCCGATTTCCGCAGGGCGGCGGTGGATCGACTGGATGCCTGCAAACAGGATGCGCGCTTCGGCATCACGGCGCCCAAGGCCGGCCGAGTAGATACCGGCAGGGGCTTGCGGCCACAGGCCCAGCATCTCGGCATGGTTCTGGGCGATAAGCTCGCGGACATGGGTCACGACCAGAATACGCTGGTCGGGCCACGCCTTGAGCACCCCGTCGATGAACGAGGCCATGACCAGACTTTTGCCGCCAGCGGTCGGGATGACCACCAAGGGGTTGCCGTTCTTGTCTTCGAAGTAGCTGTAGATCGCGGCGATCGCCGACTGCTGGTAGGGGCGGAGCTTAAGCATTTGCGGCCTCCTTCTGGCGCGCGTCGTTCAGCCAGTCGGAGCCGTCGGCCATGCGGTAGGCGACGAAATCCTCGCCGGCGTCGGTGACGGTTCCGGGGACGAGATCAGGGATGAAGAGATGGCGGGCGCAGGCGCGGCGCTGGTCCTGGGCACCAAGCCTGCGGTCATGACGGGCGCAGTGCCAACCGCCCTCGACGGGCGTGGAATGCAGACAGGTCCGGCAGTTCACCGCAGCCGCTTCGCCGGTGTGGCAGGCAGCATGGTGCGAACACATGCGGCACTCGAACCAGGTCGGATCTTCGCTGATCCGAGCCGGCGGATGCTGGGCATCAATGGTGCGTTTGGCCTTGTCGAGCAGCCGGGCAGCAGCCTCAGGATCGGCTTCGATCCGCTCGATGTGCAAAGCGTCGGTGTCTTTGCAGACCGCGACGTACATGGCCCGGGTCAGCCCGGTGAGGTGCATGTAGATCTGCATCTGGGCCGCGTGCTGGGGCTTCGATTTCACGACGCCCTTGGCAACGAGATCCGCGAAACTCTTGATCGAATGGGTCTTGAACTCGACGACGTGCCAGGTCTTCGGTGCCTCCAGCAGGCCAAGGGCGACGCCATCAAGCGAGCCGCCAAAATGACCGCCATGGGCTTCGACGCGGAACTGGCGGCCAGTCTCGGGATCGACCTCCAGTACGGTGGCGCCGGTCGAGCGCAGGTTGGCGACGATCCGGTCTTCCTCGCGCTGCCCGGTCTCGAACAGGCGAAGCATGCGGCCCGAAAAGCGCGAAGACGTGACCCAGCGGAAATCGAACCACAGCGCGCGGCCGCAGGGCTTGCCGATCAGAGATGCACCAAGGTGCTCGCGGAAGCCGTCACCCTGGCGTGCCTCGTAGGCGTTGTAGATCGCCGTAAGGGTCGGCGTCGGCGGGGCGGGAAGCTCAGCCATCACAGATCCTCCGCTTCGCTGCGGGCGCGTGCTTCGGCGAGAAGCTCGGTCCAGATTTCGGGATCGTGGCGGGCGCGCAGGATGTCGATCAGCGCGTCCTTGACCTTGTTGCGGCGGTGCCAGCCGCTGCCATCGGCGAGCAGTTCGGCGCGTTCGCGGTAGAGGTGGCGCTGCGCGGTGCGGGCGCGATTGAACCAGACGGGGTCGATGGGTTTCCCCTGCGTCTGGCGGGTCAGATCGGCGGTCGCGATCTGGGTGCGGATCTTGGCGATGGCGTCGTCGAGTTCGATCAGGCGGCGCTGTTTTTCAGGCAAGCCGGGGGCGTTCGCGGCCACAGGGGCCGCGTTGAGCGGTTCAGTCATGGTCATTCTCTTTGTCTGGCTGAGGCCGCCGCGATTTCCCGCAGCGGCCTGCAGAGGTCAGCCGTTACGGTTC
It contains:
- a CDS encoding DEAD/DEAH box helicase, yielding MLKLRPYQQSAIAAIYSYFEDKNGNPLVVIPTAGGKSLVMASFIDGVLKAWPDQRILVVTHVRELIAQNHAEMLGLWPQAPAGIYSAGLGRRDAEARILFAGIQSIHRRPAEIGHCDLILIDEAHLIPGKASTMYRKFLDAMKRINPKLKVIGLTATPYRLDSGMLHEGENALFTDIAYEVSVRDLIIAGYLSPLMSKQPQTKLDVTGVGTRGGEFIARDLEKAVDQDAITKAAVGEIIAHGKDRKSWLAFCSGVSHASHVAEEFRRRGISCSTIFGDTPKDERDRIIAEFKAGKIRALASMGVLTTGFNAPAVDLIAMLRPTKSAGLYVQMAGRGTRLAQGKDNCLVLDFAGNVKRHGPIDLVKPKRPGSGDGDAPVKVCPECESIVAAAALECPDCGYVFPARRVKLAPTASTLAVLSSGMPKRPEWLQVSNISYQRHEKPGGRPSLKVTYQCGLGWHHEWICLEHTGYPRTKAEAWWRERAPGIPVPRSVYEALQLVHRLRRPSHIAVRPSGNYTEINRARFDTCHTPTPGSARSAIANPAASAGSSRTTGSPIPAGTKAASIFAAAIARNSVTGGKA
- a CDS encoding PDDEXK family nuclease: MAELPAPPTPTLTAIYNAYEARQGDGFREHLGASLIGKPCGRALWFDFRWVTSSRFSGRMLRLFETGQREEDRIVANLRSTGATVLEVDPETGRQFRVEAHGGHFGGSLDGVALGLLEAPKTWHVVEFKTHSIKSFADLVAKGVVKSKPQHAAQMQIYMHLTGLTRAMYVAVCKDTDALHIERIEADPEAAARLLDKAKRTIDAQHPPARISEDPTWFECRMCSHHAACHTGEAAAVNCRTCLHSTPVEGGWHCARHDRRLGAQDQRRACARHLFIPDLVPGTVTDAGEDFVAYRMADGSDWLNDARQKEAANA
- a CDS encoding DUF6511 domain-containing protein; the encoded protein is MINTSRNEQAAMVKGGQAGGRYLEQIGKTDLVALTDAEWSAFVEHLITGYCDHLRELAADLSECPF